Proteins from a genomic interval of Schistocerca piceifrons isolate TAMUIC-IGC-003096 chromosome 3, iqSchPice1.1, whole genome shotgun sequence:
- the LOC124789132 gene encoding flocculation protein FLO11-like, which produces MDVSTPDCDLASVSAVSAPATATVQADENLSLPLVSLASVSDRTPASATAVVSEPGSQPVTVPEFSDTLTASVDVAASATVSSAAVESQEFFAAPKPRRDEFPSRSSSRQRARSVGRSPSSDRGFTRPDRSPSPVDRSPAGSRQSRVGRQDSQQRAARRDLDRERRPSPASGSGRPTQQSRPQQRAASRHPPPDDLTVADQKRDVAVRHLRTVLSQPPTGDDSAMPADTALAVAPPQLPTKRKAEDTHQRRVCPSAPERVPASSPDVEMPVAAPLSVASGGTDSGTAPAPTPVYPTEWAADVEGGET; this is translated from the coding sequence ATGGATGTGTCCACTCCCGATTGTGACCTTGCTTCTGTGTCTGCTGTTTCCGCGCCTGCTACGGCTACCGTGCAGGCTGACGAAAATTTGTCTTTACCACTTGTTTCACTTGCGTCTGTGTCCGACCGCACGCCCGCGTCGGCGACTGCTGTCGTGTCGGAACCTGGTTCCCAGCCTGTTACGGTACCGGAATTTTCTGATACGTTGACTGCCTCGGTTGACGTGGCTGCCAGTGCTACTGTTAGCTCTGCTGCCGTGGAGTCGCAGGAATTTTTTGCGGCTCCGAAACCGCGGCGTGATGAATTTCCGTCTCGCAGTTCTAGCAGGCAACGTGCTCGTAGTGTCGGTCGGTCGCCTTCCTCTGACAGGGGGTTTACCCGACCCGACCGCAGTCCGTCTCCAGTTGACCGTTCGCCCGCCGGTTCCCGGCAGTCGCGAGTTGGTCGGCAAGACTCACAACAGCGTGCCGCGCGTCGGGACCTAGACCGTGAGCGGCGGCCGTCTCCGGCTTCCGGCTCCGGGCGTCCGACACAGCAATCGCGACCCCAACAGCGTGCCGCTTCTCGCCATCCGCCGCCTGACGACCTCACCGTGGCCGATCAGAAGCGTGATGTCGCTGTTCGACATTTACGAACCGTTTTAAGTCAGCCGCCTACTGGTGACGATTCGGCAATGCCGGCCGATACGGCTTTGGCTGTAGCGCCGCCGCAATTGCCGACAAAACGGAAGGCTGAAGACACCCACCAGCGTCGTGTCTGTCCTTCTGCCCCCGAGCGAGTGCCGGCTTCTTCTCCCGACGTGGAGATGCCCGTTGCTGCTCCTTTGTCGGTAGCTTCCGGTGGCACAGATTCTGGGACCGCGCCCGCCCCCACTCCCGTGTACCCCACTGAGTGGGCGGCGGATGTGGAAGGCGGTGAGACTTAG